A section of the Streptomyces sp. CG1 genome encodes:
- a CDS encoding FCD domain-containing protein, with protein sequence MRASLGALLMRRIAMFGREYLAPASAALAEVRAAARDHDHVRIREVDLRFQDALARIADLPQAARTFERLTARLRMFVTVLDMNYSQACDTITNEDTAVYDALGNADGNEAARLWRVKIERCVRYMIAQLPQDDAELYLWTTLAGRPRLRRGTRGARCSDAPNRRRRRELV encoded by the coding sequence CTGCGCGCCAGCCTCGGCGCGCTGCTCATGCGCCGGATCGCCATGTTCGGGCGCGAGTACCTCGCTCCGGCCTCGGCGGCCCTGGCGGAGGTGCGCGCCGCCGCGCGGGACCACGATCATGTACGCATACGCGAAGTCGACCTGCGGTTCCAGGACGCCCTCGCCCGGATCGCGGACCTGCCGCAGGCCGCGCGCACCTTCGAACGTCTCACGGCCCGTCTGCGCATGTTCGTGACGGTGCTGGACATGAACTACAGCCAGGCCTGCGACACCATCACCAACGAGGACACCGCCGTGTACGACGCGTTGGGCAACGCCGACGGGAACGAGGCGGCGCGGCTGTGGCGGGTGAAGATCGAGCGCTGCGTCCGCTACATGATCGCCCAGCTCCCCCAGGACGACGCCGAGCTGTATCTGTGGACCACCTTGGCGGGCAGGCCGCGGCTGCGCCGGGGGACTCGCGGGGCCCGGTGCAGTGACGCGCCAAATCGCCGACGTCGCCGCGAACTCGTGTGA